One Fontisphaera persica DNA window includes the following coding sequences:
- the acs gene encoding acetate--CoA ligase: MNAIESVLHEERLFPPPKEFSAQAHIKSLAQYKRMYRESIEQPERFWAKQAENELVWFKRWKRVLQWKEPVARWFDGGQLNVSVNCLDRHLDTPVGNKAAIIWEGEPDSVSKPGEERVLTYKQLHREVCRFANVLKRNGVRRGDRVLIYLPMVPEAAVAMLACARIGAIHSVVFGGFSAHAVADRVCDCGAKVIVTADGGYRRGTIVQLKKNVDEALKMTDERGRRLGRTVEKVIVLRRAYNEIHIEEGRDVWWHRELEYVTADCPPEKMNSEDPLFILYTSGSTGKPKGIFHTTAGYLLGAKMTTKYVFDLRDTDVFWCTADVGWVTGHSYVVYGPLANGATTVMYEGAPNWPEPDRFWRIIEKYDVTVFYTAPTAIRAFMKWGEEWPRKHDLSTLRLLGSVGEPINPEAWMWYYEVIGGKRCPIVDTWWQTETGSIMITPLPGATPTKPGSATLPFFGVAPEVVDDQGRPVSPNVGGKLVIRRPWPSMLRGLWGDMKRYQEVYWKEVPHAYFTGDGCRRDKDGYFWIVGRIDDVLNVAGHRIGTAEVESALVSHSAVAEAAVVGRPDDLKGQALVAFVTLKSGIKPTRDLREELRQHVTKEIGAIARPDEVRFAEALPKTRSGKIMRRLLKSIAAGTEINGDTTTLEDFSVLTRLSQAEED; encoded by the coding sequence TTGAATGCCATTGAGTCCGTCCTGCATGAAGAACGGCTGTTCCCGCCCCCCAAGGAATTTTCCGCTCAGGCGCACATCAAATCGCTGGCGCAATACAAGCGCATGTATCGAGAATCCATTGAGCAGCCGGAGCGGTTTTGGGCCAAACAGGCGGAAAATGAGCTGGTGTGGTTCAAGCGGTGGAAGCGTGTGCTGCAATGGAAAGAGCCGGTGGCGCGATGGTTTGACGGCGGCCAATTAAATGTGTCGGTGAACTGTTTGGACCGGCATCTCGACACGCCCGTCGGCAACAAGGCAGCAATCATCTGGGAAGGTGAACCCGATTCGGTCAGCAAGCCGGGCGAGGAACGAGTGCTTACTTACAAGCAGCTTCACCGCGAGGTGTGCCGGTTTGCCAATGTGCTCAAGCGCAACGGGGTCAGGCGGGGGGACCGGGTGTTGATTTATCTGCCGATGGTGCCGGAGGCGGCGGTGGCCATGCTGGCCTGCGCACGCATTGGCGCCATTCATTCGGTGGTTTTTGGCGGGTTTAGCGCCCATGCGGTGGCGGACCGCGTATGCGATTGCGGGGCCAAGGTCATAGTCACCGCCGATGGGGGATACCGCCGGGGCACGATTGTGCAGCTTAAGAAGAATGTGGACGAGGCCTTGAAGATGACCGATGAGCGGGGGCGGCGGCTGGGGCGGACCGTGGAAAAGGTCATCGTGTTACGGCGGGCCTACAATGAAATCCATATTGAAGAAGGCCGCGACGTGTGGTGGCATCGCGAACTGGAGTATGTAACGGCAGATTGTCCGCCGGAAAAAATGAACAGCGAAGACCCGCTCTTTATTTTGTACACCAGCGGTTCCACCGGCAAGCCCAAGGGCATTTTTCACACCACGGCGGGCTACTTGCTGGGCGCCAAGATGACCACCAAATACGTCTTTGATTTGCGGGATACCGACGTGTTTTGGTGCACGGCGGATGTGGGATGGGTGACGGGCCACAGTTATGTGGTTTACGGGCCGCTGGCCAACGGCGCCACCACGGTCATGTATGAGGGCGCGCCGAATTGGCCAGAGCCGGACAGATTCTGGCGAATCATCGAAAAATATGATGTGACGGTGTTTTACACGGCGCCGACGGCAATCCGCGCCTTTATGAAATGGGGCGAGGAATGGCCGCGCAAACACGACCTCAGCACCTTGCGGCTGCTTGGCTCGGTGGGAGAACCCATTAATCCCGAAGCATGGATGTGGTACTACGAGGTCATTGGCGGCAAGCGTTGTCCCATCGTGGATACCTGGTGGCAGACCGAAACGGGAAGCATCATGATTACCCCCTTGCCGGGGGCCACTCCCACCAAACCGGGCAGCGCCACACTGCCGTTTTTTGGGGTGGCGCCGGAAGTGGTGGATGACCAGGGCCGTCCGGTGTCGCCCAATGTGGGGGGCAAACTGGTGATTCGCAGACCATGGCCCAGCATGTTGCGCGGCTTGTGGGGGGATATGAAACGTTACCAGGAGGTTTATTGGAAGGAAGTGCCGCACGCTTATTTTACGGGGGATGGCTGCCGCCGGGACAAGGATGGTTATTTTTGGATTGTGGGCCGCATTGATGACGTCCTGAATGTCGCCGGGCATAGGATTGGCACGGCGGAAGTGGAAAGCGCGCTGGTCAGTCATTCAGCCGTGGCGGAAGCGGCGGTTGTGGGGCGTCCGGATGACCTCAAGGGGCAGGCGCTGGTGGCCTTTGTCACCTTGAAGAGCGGCATCAAGCCGACGCGCGACTTGCGGGAGGAACTGCGCCAGCACGTGACCAAGGAAATCGGCGCGATTGCGCGGCCGGACGAGGTGCGGTTTGCGGAGGCGTTGCCCAAAACCCGGTCGGGCAAAATCATGCGGCGTCTGCTCAAGAGCATTGCCGCTGGCACAGAAATCAATGGCGATACTACTACGCTGGAGGATTTCAGTGTGCTTACCCGGCTGAGCCAGGCGGAAGAGGATTGA
- a CDS encoding carbamoyltransferase family protein, translating into MSKKILGISAFYHDSAAALVVNGEIVAAAQEERFTRIKHDFNFPKHAIDYCLQEGGLVPEDLDYVVFYDKPLLKFDRLLETYLAFAPAGLRSFMMAMPLWLKTKLHLPREIRKSLEGRYRKRIVFTVHHESHAASCFFPSPFDEAAILTMDGVGEWDTASIGIGRGNRIQLLKTLRFPHSLGLLYSAFTYFTGFKVNSGEYKLMGLAPYGEPKYVDVILDKLVDLKEDGSLAMNMDYFNYCQGLTMTNEAFAQLFGGPPRAPESPIRQREMDLAASIQKVTEEAVLRMARTAKKLTGCRHLCLAGGVALNCVANGKLLRAGIFDDLFITPAAGDAGGALGAALFVHYQLLDNERRPNGKDCLHGSLLGPKYSNESIRQFLDGKGVRYHFFADEPALLNKVVDAMLEQKVVGWFHGRMEFGPRALGSRSIIGDARNEQMQSVMNLRIKYRESFRPFAPCVLREEVDKYFELDRESPYMLLVADVRPELRCTLTEEQLRLMKDPDLRKRVNVKRSSLPAITHVDMSARIQTVDEERHGRFYRLMREFKRRTGCGVIINTSFNIRGEPIVCTPQDAYRCFMATDMDVLVLENCVLYKTEQPATDAAERKKYVDTFKLD; encoded by the coding sequence ATGAGCAAAAAGATTCTTGGCATTTCGGCATTTTATCATGACAGTGCCGCCGCCCTGGTGGTGAATGGTGAGATTGTCGCCGCGGCGCAGGAGGAACGCTTCACCCGCATCAAACATGATTTCAATTTCCCCAAACACGCCATTGATTATTGCCTGCAAGAAGGGGGGCTGGTGCCAGAAGACCTGGATTATGTGGTGTTTTATGACAAACCACTGCTGAAATTTGACCGCCTGCTCGAAACCTACCTGGCCTTTGCCCCGGCAGGACTGCGGTCCTTCATGATGGCCATGCCCCTCTGGCTCAAAACCAAGCTGCATCTGCCGCGGGAAATTCGCAAGTCCCTCGAGGGACGTTACCGCAAACGCATTGTCTTCACCGTCCACCATGAAAGCCACGCCGCCAGTTGCTTCTTCCCCTCCCCGTTTGACGAAGCCGCCATTCTGACCATGGACGGCGTTGGCGAATGGGACACCGCCAGCATCGGCATCGGCCGCGGCAATCGCATCCAGCTTCTCAAGACGCTGCGTTTCCCTCATTCCCTAGGTCTGCTCTACAGTGCCTTCACTTACTTCACTGGATTCAAGGTCAACTCCGGCGAATACAAACTCATGGGGCTGGCCCCTTATGGCGAGCCTAAATACGTGGATGTCATCCTGGACAAACTGGTGGACTTGAAGGAGGACGGCTCCCTGGCCATGAACATGGATTATTTTAATTACTGCCAGGGGTTGACCATGACCAACGAGGCGTTTGCACAATTATTTGGCGGCCCCCCGCGCGCGCCCGAGTCCCCCATCCGCCAACGGGAAATGGATTTGGCGGCCAGCATTCAAAAAGTCACCGAAGAAGCGGTGTTGCGCATGGCACGCACGGCGAAAAAACTAACCGGCTGCCGCCACCTGTGCCTCGCCGGCGGTGTGGCGCTCAACTGCGTGGCCAATGGCAAGCTGCTCCGCGCAGGCATCTTCGACGACCTCTTCATCACCCCCGCCGCCGGGGATGCCGGCGGCGCCCTGGGGGCCGCCTTGTTTGTCCATTATCAATTGCTGGACAACGAACGCCGACCCAACGGCAAGGACTGTTTGCATGGCTCCCTGCTGGGACCAAAATACAGTAACGAATCCATCCGCCAGTTTCTGGACGGCAAGGGCGTGCGTTACCACTTCTTTGCGGACGAACCCGCCTTGCTGAACAAGGTGGTGGACGCCATGCTGGAGCAGAAAGTCGTGGGCTGGTTTCACGGGCGCATGGAGTTTGGCCCGCGAGCCTTGGGCAGCCGCAGCATTATCGGCGACGCCCGCAATGAGCAGATGCAAAGCGTCATGAATCTGCGCATCAAATACCGCGAATCCTTCCGCCCCTTTGCCCCCTGTGTGCTGCGCGAAGAAGTGGACAAGTACTTCGAATTGGACCGGGAATCCCCCTACATGCTCCTGGTGGCCGATGTGCGCCCCGAGCTGCGCTGCACGCTCACCGAAGAGCAGCTACGCTTGATGAAGGACCCCGATTTGCGCAAGCGCGTCAACGTCAAACGCTCGTCGCTGCCCGCCATCACCCACGTGGACATGTCGGCCCGCATCCAAACCGTGGATGAAGAACGGCACGGACGCTTTTACCGCCTCATGCGCGAGTTCAAACGCCGCACCGGCTGCGGCGTCATCATCAACACCAGTTTTAACATTCGCGGCGAACCAATCGTCTGCACTCCCCAGGACGCCTACCGCTGTTTCATGGCCACCGACATGGACGTCCTGGTCCTCGAGAACTGCGTGCTGTATAAAACCGAGCAGCCCGCCACCGATGCCGCCGAGCGTAAAAAGTACGTGGACACGTTTAAGCTGGATTAA
- a CDS encoding diacylglycerol/lipid kinase family protein, translating to MHACIIFNPRARGGSSPRMQERLRRLAGGIRLMPTPGPGGARELAKEAVAGGFDTVIATGGDGTLNEIVNGLAEVPGAFQQVRLGVLPVGTANVFARELALPFRLEKAWEIVLQGREIQVDLGVAEFQDGGAHRQRLFLQLGGAGLDARAIELLNQRLKKRLGPLAYVWAGVQAMRENRPRLRITAGENCREVELALLGNGRRYGGPFPLFPYASLKDGRLDATLFPQTNWSTLWRVAQDMWAENWNSLGGAVHWQAEVFHLEPLPDARVPFELDGERVGLLPAVFRVFPQRLRVIC from the coding sequence ATGCACGCCTGCATCATTTTCAATCCGCGCGCCCGGGGAGGGAGTTCGCCACGCATGCAAGAGCGTTTGCGACGGCTGGCGGGCGGCATCCGTTTGATGCCCACCCCCGGCCCCGGCGGCGCGCGGGAGCTGGCGAAAGAAGCCGTGGCTGGCGGCTTTGACACGGTGATTGCCACCGGCGGAGACGGCACCTTGAACGAAATCGTCAATGGGCTGGCGGAAGTGCCGGGCGCCTTCCAGCAAGTCCGCCTGGGGGTCCTCCCCGTGGGCACGGCCAACGTTTTCGCGCGCGAGCTGGCGCTGCCCTTTCGTCTCGAAAAAGCGTGGGAAATCGTGCTGCAAGGCCGTGAAATCCAGGTGGACCTCGGCGTGGCGGAGTTTCAGGACGGCGGCGCACACCGGCAGCGTTTATTCCTCCAACTGGGAGGCGCAGGGTTGGATGCCCGCGCCATTGAATTGCTTAATCAACGTTTGAAAAAACGGCTGGGCCCTCTGGCCTATGTTTGGGCTGGCGTGCAGGCCATGCGGGAAAATCGCCCCCGTTTGCGCATCACGGCAGGTGAAAACTGCCGGGAGGTCGAGCTGGCCCTCCTGGGCAACGGCCGTCGTTATGGCGGACCTTTCCCCCTTTTCCCTTACGCCAGTCTCAAGGATGGCCGGTTGGATGCCACGTTGTTCCCCCAAACCAACTGGTCCACCCTGTGGCGTGTGGCACAAGACATGTGGGCGGAAAACTGGAACAGCCTGGGCGGCGCAGTGCACTGGCAGGCTGAAGTTTTTCACCTGGAACCGCTCCCGGATGCACGTGTGCCCTTTGAACTGGACGGTGAGCGCGTGGGGCTGCTGCCTGCTGTCTTTCGGGTCTTTCCCCAGCGCTTGCGCGTCATTTGCTGA
- a CDS encoding sialidase family protein, with amino-acid sequence MKPPRHHPAFPMNPNPPLPNFPAQTTRRNFLKRTLAASLLLGAAGWTKLKAAAPTARVLEVRVISHQPDLYHGWPTVARRSNGDLWLVYSGGREGHVCPFGRVELMISKDQGQTWGWPQVLLDTAIDDRDAGVIETPKKAMLVTTFTSLAYDTEAFRKALEGAAGTTGTWPQERLNRWRAAHERLTAGQRNALLGHWMIRSPDGGVTWSAVYPSLVNSPHGPFVLANGQLLYAGKKLWTDKQRVGVCRSTDDGLSWQWLAEIPARPGDDYQQYHELHGLEVNPNRLLVHIRNHNSQNRFEILQTESTDGGVTWSVPHPIGVWGLPSHLLRLRDGRLLMTYGYRRAPFGNQARLSEDGGKTWSPPMTLSGDGSNADLGYPSTVELPDGLLLTIWYEVMAGSNKAVLRQARWRLET; translated from the coding sequence ATGAAACCGCCACGCCATCACCCCGCCTTCCCCATGAACCCTAACCCGCCGCTCCCAAACTTCCCCGCCCAAACTACGCGGCGAAACTTTCTCAAACGCACGCTGGCCGCCTCCCTCTTGCTGGGCGCCGCCGGCTGGACCAAACTCAAGGCCGCTGCCCCCACCGCCCGCGTGCTAGAAGTCCGTGTCATCAGCCATCAACCCGACCTGTATCATGGCTGGCCCACCGTCGCCCGGCGCAGCAATGGTGATTTATGGCTGGTCTATTCAGGCGGCCGAGAAGGTCATGTTTGTCCCTTTGGGCGGGTGGAATTGATGATTTCCAAAGACCAAGGGCAAACTTGGGGATGGCCTCAGGTGTTGCTGGATACCGCCATTGACGACCGCGATGCCGGCGTGATTGAGACCCCCAAAAAAGCCATGTTGGTAACCACCTTCACCTCGCTGGCTTATGACACCGAAGCCTTCCGCAAAGCCCTGGAGGGCGCTGCCGGGACCACGGGAACCTGGCCCCAGGAGCGCCTCAATCGCTGGCGGGCCGCTCATGAGCGGCTCACCGCCGGCCAGCGCAATGCCCTCTTGGGACATTGGATGATTCGCTCGCCCGATGGCGGTGTCACGTGGAGCGCCGTTTACCCATCCTTGGTCAACAGCCCTCACGGTCCTTTTGTGCTGGCCAATGGCCAGCTATTGTATGCCGGAAAAAAGTTGTGGACCGACAAACAGCGGGTGGGCGTATGCCGCTCCACGGATGATGGATTGTCCTGGCAATGGCTGGCGGAAATTCCAGCCCGCCCCGGCGATGATTATCAGCAATATCATGAGTTACATGGCCTTGAGGTCAACCCCAACCGTCTCCTCGTCCACATCCGCAATCACAACTCCCAAAATCGCTTTGAGATTCTGCAAACCGAGTCCACGGACGGCGGCGTGACCTGGTCCGTGCCGCATCCCATCGGCGTCTGGGGCTTGCCCTCACATTTGCTCCGGCTGCGGGATGGACGCTTGCTGATGACCTACGGCTACCGCCGCGCACCCTTTGGCAACCAGGCCCGGCTCAGTGAGGACGGCGGTAAAACATGGTCTCCCCCCATGACCCTTTCCGGCGACGGGTCCAATGCAGACTTGGGTTATCCCAGCACCGTGGAACTGCCGGACGGTCTCCTCCTCACCATCTGGTATGAAGTCATGGCCGGCTCCAACAAGGCCGTCTTGCGACAGGCTCGCTGGCGATTGGAAACCTGA
- a CDS encoding DUF5989 family protein has protein sequence MNKEKRTEFEAAGEEKELSLLGEFLLMLRENKKYWMIPLLILLLGFGLLLVLGSSPAIAPFIYTLF, from the coding sequence ATGAACAAGGAGAAGCGCACGGAATTCGAAGCCGCAGGCGAAGAAAAAGAACTCAGCCTCCTGGGCGAGTTTCTGCTCATGCTGCGTGAGAACAAAAAGTATTGGATGATTCCCCTGCTCATTCTCCTGCTCGGCTTTGGCCTTTTATTGGTGCTAGGCTCCAGCCCTGCCATTGCGCCGTTCATTTATACCTTGTTCTAG